A single genomic interval of Staphylococcus hyicus harbors:
- the rpmA gene encoding 50S ribosomal protein L27: MLKLNLQFFASKKGVSSTKNGRDSESKRLGAKRADGQFVTGGSILFRQRGTKIYPGENVGRGGDDTLFAKIDGVVKFERKGRDKKQVSVYAVAE; this comes from the coding sequence ATGCTTAAATTAAACTTACAATTTTTCGCATCTAAAAAAGGGGTAAGTTCTACAAAAAACGGACGTGACTCAGAATCAAAACGTTTAGGTGCTAAACGTGCAGATGGTCAATTTGTTACTGGTGGATCAATTTTATTCCGTCAACGTGGAACAAAAATTTACCCAGGTGAAAACGTAGGTCGTGGCGGCGATGACACATTATTCGCTAAAATCGACGGCGTTGTAAAATTCGAACGTAAAGGTCGCGACAAAAAACAAGTATCTGTATACGCAGTTGCTGAATAA
- a CDS encoding ribosomal-processing cysteine protease Prp, whose product MIRVDIKLNDDGQVTDVIMEGHADFAEHGQDIVCAGASAVLFGSVNAIIGLTSERPDIDYSDDGGYFHFRSVDTSNEKAQLILQSMLISLQTIEEEYKDYIKLNYK is encoded by the coding sequence ATGATACGTGTTGATATTAAGTTAAATGATGACGGACAGGTTACAGACGTTATTATGGAAGGACATGCAGATTTTGCAGAACACGGACAAGACATTGTTTGTGCAGGTGCATCGGCTGTACTTTTTGGTAGTGTCAATGCTATCATAGGTTTAACTTCTGAAAGACCTGATATAGATTATAGTGATGACGGAGGCTATTTTCATTTCCGTAGCGTAGATACATCTAATGAAAAAGCACAGTTAATCTTACAATCTATGTTAATATCTTTACAAACTATCGAAGAAGAATATAAAGACTACATTAAATTAAATTATAAGTGA